GGCCCCGAAGCGGTCGAAGAGGTCCCAGGGGTCCATGACGTTGCCCTTGGACTTGGACATCTTCGCCCCGTGCTCGTCGACGATGTGCCCGAGGCACACCACGTTGCGGTACGGCGTCCGGTCGAACACCAGGGTGTTGACCGCGAGCAGCGAGTAGAACCAGCCCCGGGTCTGATCGATGGCCTCGCAGATGAAATCGGCGGGGAACGCCTCCGAGAAGTGGTCGTCGGTGGCGAACGGGTGGTGGTGCTGTGCGGACGGCATCGAGCCAGAGTCGAACCAGGCGTCGAGCACGGGTGCCAAGCGGCTGGCGGGCGCGTCGCAGCCATCGACCGGACAGGCGAAGCCGACCTCGTCGACGTAGGGGCGGTGCAGGTCGAGCTCGGACAGGTCCTGATCGGCCAGCTCGGCCAGCTCGGCCACCGAGCCCACGCAGGTGTCGTGGCCGGCCTCGCAGCGCCATACGGGCAGCGGCGTGCCCCAGTAGCGGTCGCGGGACAGTGCCCAGTCCACGTTGCCCTCGAGCCACTTGCCGAAGCGGCCGTGCTTGAGGTGCTCCGGGTGCCAGCCGATGACCTCGTTCTCCCGAAGGAGGTCGGCGCGGCGCTCGGAGGTGCGGGCGAACCACGAGGTCTTGGCCCAGTAGAGCAGGGGCGTCCCGCAGCGCCAGCAGTGTGGGTAGGCGTGTTCGTACGCCTCCTCGGCCTCGAGGCGGCCACGGGCGGTGAGGTCCTCGATGATCCCGCGATCGGCGTCCTTGACGAACTGGCCCGCCCAGGGCGTGATCTCGGCGGTGAAGGCCCCATCGGGCCCGACCGGGTTCAGCACGGGCAGGTCGTGCGCCCGCCCGGTGGCGGCGTCCTCCTCGCCGAACGCCGGCGCGGTGTGGACGAGGCCGGACCCGTCGTCGGTGGTGACGTAGTCGGCGGTGACGACCCGGGCGCCGCGGTCGTCGAGCTCGAGCAGGGTGAACGGGCGCTCGTAGCGCCAGCCGGCCAGGTCGGCCGAGGTGTAGCGCTCGACCACCGGGGCCTCGGGGTACCGGCGCGACGCCGCGGCCTCGGCCATCACCAGGTCGGGGCGGTCGTCGTCGGTGTGGACCCGGACGTAGGCGATGTCGGGGCCGATGGCCACGCCCACGTTGGAGAGAAGTGTCCACGGCGTCGTCGTCCACACGAGGAGGTCGACCGGGTCGTCGTCGGGGCGGCCGGTGACGGGGAAGCGCACGTAGATCGAGGGATCGACGACGTCCTGGTAGCCCTGGGCCACCTCGTGCGAGGAGAGCGCGGTGCCGCACCGGGGGCAGTAGGGGGAGACGCGGTGACCCTCGTAGAGGAGGCCCTTGTCCCACATCTGCTTGACCAGCCACCACACCGACTCGACGTAGGTGTTGTCGAGCGTCCAGTAGGCGTCGGCGGTGTCGATCCACGTGCCCGATCGGTCGGTGAGGGCCGTCCAGTCCTCCACGTAGCGGTGCACCGAGG
This region of Acidimicrobiales bacterium genomic DNA includes:
- a CDS encoding isoleucine--tRNA ligase codes for the protein MAFGPVDPQLDLPALEARTAARWSDGDVVAEVARLRKDGVPWIFYEGPPTANGRPGLHHVWARVYKDIFPRFQTMRGRKVPRKGGWDCHGLPVELEVEKELGLATKADIEAYGVAEFNARCRASVHRYVEDWTALTDRSGTWIDTADAYWTLDNTYVESVWWLVKQMWDKGLLYEGHRVSPYCPRCGTALSSHEVAQGYQDVVDPSIYVRFPVTGRPDDDPVDLLVWTTTPWTLLSNVGVAIGPDIAYVRVHTDDDRPDLVMAEAAASRRYPEAPVVERYTSADLAGWRYERPFTLLELDDRGARVVTADYVTTDDGSGLVHTAPAFGEEDAATGRAHDLPVLNPVGPDGAFTAEITPWAGQFVKDADRGIIEDLTARGRLEAEEAYEHAYPHCWRCGTPLLYWAKTSWFARTSERRADLLRENEVIGWHPEHLKHGRFGKWLEGNVDWALSRDRYWGTPLPVWRCEAGHDTCVGSVAELAELADQDLSELDLHRPYVDEVGFACPVDGCDAPASRLAPVLDAWFDSGSMPSAQHHHPFATDDHFSEAFPADFICEAIDQTRGWFYSLLAVNTLVFDRTPYRNVVCLGHIVDEHGAKMSKSKGNVMDPWDLFDRFGA